Genomic window (Lewinellaceae bacterium):
AGGTCGACGTTGATATCCTGAGCAGGATAGATGATGATCGGCGCCCAGGTATCCGGCTGAGAAGTTACCGAAAGGGTAGCATCCACCTGGCGCACGTTGTTGTTGGCGTCGGTGTATCTTGCGGTGATCACCGCGCCGTCATCGGCGGCGGTCAGCACGCGCTCGAACTCGAAGTAGCCTTGCGCCACATCGAAGCCGGGCAGCGGGGTCAGCGTTTGAGGCCCGCTGCCATTATTATAGGTAAAGCTCAAGCGGTTCATGCTGATCGTCGGGTCGCAATCATCTGTAACGGTGATGGCGAAGCGGCCGACGATCTGGTTGATGCAGGCCGGCAGCAGGAAAGTCAGGTTGCCGGGCATGATGATGTCGGGCAGTTGGTTGGCGTCCTGTTCGACGTTGAACAGAGTCGAAACCGTCACGCCGCCGTAGCTAACCTGGATCGGATAGATACCGGGAGCGAGGTTGCCCACCGCTTCGAAGAAAGCAAAGCCGTCTTCTTCCTGGATGTAAACCACCGTCAGGGGCGCGCCCGATACGGTGATCTGGCCGGTCAGGTCGTCGCCGGCGGAAATGCCACAATCCAGCACATTGCCGGTAAAGTAAACCGAAGCGCTGGGCTGGCAGGCCGGAACCGTAAACTGGCCGTTGCCGGACACATCGATGATGGGATCCGGGTCCGGGGATTGGTTTACGGTAACAGTAAAGCTATAAGTAGCGGTATTGCCGTCATCGTCGGTGGAGGAATAGCTTACGGTGTAGGGGCTGCCCGCCGGAGAGAGCAGGGAGCCGCTGGCCGGGCCGCCGGTGTGTACCAGGTTCGGGGCCAGGTCGCAGTCGTCGACGGTGGATACCGTCCAGTTGACCGGCACGCCGTCTGTGTCGCAGCTCGGCACTTCAACCGTCATGTTGCCGGGGCCGTAAATCTGCGGCGCACGAACGTCATCGATAATGATGGTGTAGGTTTGCGTAATTGATCCACTCGGGCCGTTTTTGACAATGGTCAGGGTGTTGGTGCCTACTGCTGCGATAACGTCGAGCACGTAGGTTTGCCCAAAGCCCAGTTGCATCAGCGTGGCGCCCGGGTTTACAGACGTCGAGACGGTGCTCGTCGTGATGTAAGCGGTTGCCGTCGCCGGGCCGGCGGGGTCAAATACTCCTACCGTCCATTGGAACTGATAGCCACACTGCCCTTCGGGAAGGACTTTAGTCATCGGCGATACAGGAGGCAGGCCGCCGGCGTCAGACACAAAAAGCTGTGCGTTAGCCTGCTGAGCCCCTGCAAAGCCGAACACCAGAAGTAGCGCTAGTGCTTTCAGCCAATTAGAGGTAGAAACGAAAGTAGAATTCGTTCTTTCCATAAGATCACAATTTGTTTAAAGAATTAGGTAAATTTTAATGCTATACATCGCATAAGACTTAGGCCAGCTCCCTGCCTCGCCCCTCTCCCGAAGGAGCCCTGGGCAGGCCGGGCCGTCAGGGCCAGGATCGTCGTCGTTATTTGTCGTCGTCGTTATTAATCTTTCTGAAACGAATTTTAACTGCTTTGTCAAAAGGGCAAGCCTCGGCGTTCCGGGGCTTCTCGCTTTGTTTCAAAGGTAATTGGGGCAAACAAAAAAAGGATCAGCACAAAGTGAAGATCTCTTTGGGAAACTCAACTAAAAAATTGCAACTGGGAATTTGATCGCGATATGCTAAAGGGAAGAAGATGCAAACCAGGCTGCTGCCGGCCAAACAGGGAGATGTTGGTGCGAGTGTAACGGTTTTTATTCATGGGATCGTTGATTTGTACTGAAAAACAGAAAAACTCTTCTTCGGGGAAACACCTGGAAGTAACGTACTTTGCTCTCTGCCGGTCGTCAGTTAAAAGTTTCAAGGTCATCTTATGTATATAGATAGCGATATCGCGCAAGCGTTTCTGCTCGCGATACAAATATAAAATAAGTTTATGGAGACTCCATACCCTTTTGCGGGTATTTTTAAAATTTAACAGGGCGACTCCGGTGCCGCGTTTCATATCAGGCTGTTGTCATAGGCGATTTTAACCAGGCCGGCTGTATTGCTCACCCCCAGTTTCCGCATGATGTTCTTCCGGTGTACGCTGACGGTTTGATCGCTGATGAACAAAGTTTTGGCGATCTCCTTATTGCTCAGTGCCTGGGTGATGAGCTGCAGGATTTCGAGTTCTCTCTTGGTCAGGCTGTGTTTCTTTATGAAATGGTCGCCGGAGAGGTACCTGGATTGACGGGCGGCACTCTTGGCCATGGACAGCCCATTGCTCAGGCTGATGCCCTCAGAAACATAGGTATTGCCGGAAAGGATTTCCCGGATACCGGCAAATAGAGGTTCTATGCCCTTGTCTTTCAACACATAAGCGTCTACTCCGGCTTTAAAGGCGCTGCGCACGATCTTCGGAGTTTCGTACATCGTAAGGGCCAGCGTCAGAATGCTAATTCGGGAATGGCGGATAAACTGAAGGACTTCCAGCCCGTCTTTTTCGGGCATGTTGAGATCGAAGATCAGCAGGTCGGCGGCCTTTTGTTTCAGCAGGCCGATGAGTTCAAAGCCGTTGGTTGCCTCGCCGACGACCTGGATTTGCAAATCCTGGGAATACCGGCGCAGCACCGTTTTGAGGCCTTCAAGAAAGATGGCGTGGTCATCGGCGATGATCGTCTTTAATGTTTGCATGGGATATAATTTTGGATATGTAAATGGGATATTTTCGCCTCTTACAAACAGCAATATAGTTCATTCCGCATAGCCATGCTCATAAAAGATGGCAAGGGCATGCATATTTATACTGGGAAAACCTTCCTGGACATAGCACAATGTAGGTTCTCCAATGAAATCCGTTTGAATGGAATGGGTAGACGACTGGATAACGATTGCGCCACAAAATTAAAAATATCTGCAAGATTATCAAATTCCAGCTCAGATCAACTGCATGGCATACACCATGATATACTCGCCGATGCTAAAATAATTTACCCGAAACCGGGCGTCAAAATCGTCCTTGAGTACCCGTCCCTCACAGGCGCCGCCCTGCGGCCGGTAGGCGAATGGGGCGATGTGGATATGGGCGCGAAAATCCAGCGCGCGCCGGCCGTAAGCTTTGTAGAGGGCCTCCTTGGCGCCCCAGTAAACATGCAGTTGTTCGATGCGGCGCTCCTCCGGGAGGCTGGCCAGCTCCTCATCGCGCAGGAACTTGTAGGCCAGGCGCCCGATCTTCGGCACCAGATACTGAATATCGACGCCGGCAGCCACGGGAGCCGCTATGGCCGCCGCCAGTTCGTGGGAATGGCTAATGGAAATATGATGGGAAGAGCCTTCCAGGCGTGGTTTGCCGTATTCATCCTTCAGAAAGGCGCCGCGCTGCGCCCTGCCGGACATCTGGTGGACCAACTGGCGCGCCGCCAGCCACTCCACGCGCCGCCGCCCTTTGATCTGCGCCAACTGCAGCTGTTCCGCCGGCGCCAGGTCCAGCCGCGCCAGAAACCACGTTTCGGGCTCTTCGATGCGCCAGGTTCCCAGTTCGGCTTCGGGTTCGATGTGTTGATGGAG
Coding sequences:
- a CDS encoding response regulator transcription factor, producing the protein MQTLKTIIADDHAIFLEGLKTVLRRYSQDLQIQVVGEATNGFELIGLLKQKAADLLIFDLNMPEKDGLEVLQFIRHSRISILTLALTMYETPKIVRSAFKAGVDAYVLKDKGIEPLFAGIREILSGNTYVSEGISLSNGLSMAKSAARQSRYLSGDHFIKKHSLTKRELEILQLITQALSNKEIAKTLFISDQTVSVHRKNIMRKLGVSNTAGLVKIAYDNSLI
- a CDS encoding 4-phosphopantetheinyl transferase family protein; translated protein: MPLILHQHIEPEAELGTWRIEEPETWFLARLDLAPAEQLQLAQIKGRRRVEWLAARQLVHQMSGRAQRGAFLKDEYGKPRLEGSSHHISISHSHELAAAIAAPVAAGVDIQYLVPKIGRLAYKFLRDEELASLPEERRIEQLHVYWGAKEALYKAYGRRALDFRAHIHIAPFAYRPQGGACEGRVLKDDFDARFRVNYFSIGEYIMVYAMQLI